Proteins from a single region of Pseudomonas sp. 10S4:
- the mrdA gene encoding penicillin-binding protein 2 — MPEPIPIKDHEKETRLVNKRLMACALFVVAITCALVVRMYVLQVVEFDYHSTISENNRVHVLPITPTRGLIYDRNGVILADNRPSFNLTITRERASDVKGELDEVVNLLHLPAEDRTLFDKAMKQARHPFVPVTLFYELTEEQIAVLAVNEFRLPGLDVEPQFVRHYPLGVHFAHSIGYVGRINEKESKALDGVEYRGTQSIGKTGIEKFYESELHGHVGYEEVETNAQGRVLRVLKHTDPTPGKNIVLSLDVKLQEAAEDALGDRRGSVVALDPSTGEVLAMVSKPSFDPNMFVTGISFKEYAALHDSIDRPLFNRVLRGLYAPGSTIKPEVAIAGLDAGVVTPQTRVFDPGYYQLPDFDHKYRNWNHSGDGWVDMDAAIMRSNDTYFYDLAHKLGIDRLHDYMAMFGLGEKVSLDMFEESAGLMPSQAWKRATRRQPWFPGETVILGIGQGYMQVTPLQLAQATALIANKGVWNRPHLAKTVDGVAPVDANPMPNILLKDPRDWEQVNHGMQMVMHDPRGIARAAAVGAQYRIAGKSGTAQVVAIKQGERYNRAKTLERNRDNALFVGFAPAEHPKIVISVMIENGEAGGRVAGPVVRQIMDAWLLDQDGHLKPQYATPAKPPGDPHV; from the coding sequence ATGCCTGAACCGATACCCATCAAGGATCACGAAAAAGAGACGCGCCTGGTCAATAAAAGACTGATGGCCTGCGCCTTGTTTGTGGTCGCCATCACCTGCGCACTGGTGGTGCGCATGTACGTTCTGCAAGTGGTTGAGTTCGACTACCACTCGACCATCTCCGAAAACAACCGCGTCCACGTTTTGCCGATCACCCCGACGAGAGGGCTGATCTATGACCGCAATGGCGTGATCCTGGCGGACAATCGGCCCAGCTTTAACCTGACCATCACCCGCGAACGCGCCTCCGACGTCAAAGGCGAGTTGGATGAGGTGGTCAACCTCCTGCATTTGCCAGCCGAAGACCGCACGTTGTTCGACAAGGCTATGAAGCAGGCACGGCATCCGTTCGTGCCGGTAACCTTGTTCTACGAGCTCACCGAAGAGCAGATCGCCGTTCTCGCGGTTAACGAGTTCCGCCTACCGGGGCTTGATGTCGAACCACAGTTCGTCCGTCATTATCCGTTGGGCGTGCACTTCGCCCACTCGATCGGTTACGTCGGTCGCATCAACGAGAAAGAGTCCAAGGCTCTGGACGGGGTGGAATACCGTGGCACCCAATCCATCGGCAAGACCGGTATCGAAAAATTCTACGAGTCCGAGCTGCACGGCCACGTCGGTTATGAAGAAGTCGAAACCAACGCTCAAGGCCGCGTGCTGCGAGTGCTCAAGCACACCGACCCGACGCCAGGCAAGAACATCGTTCTAAGTCTGGACGTCAAGCTTCAAGAAGCCGCCGAGGATGCCTTGGGTGACCGTCGTGGCTCAGTGGTCGCGCTCGATCCGTCGACTGGCGAAGTGCTGGCCATGGTCAGCAAGCCAAGCTTCGATCCGAACATGTTCGTGACCGGCATCAGCTTCAAGGAGTACGCGGCGCTGCACGATTCCATCGACCGGCCACTGTTCAACCGCGTCCTGCGTGGCCTCTATGCCCCCGGCTCAACCATCAAGCCAGAAGTGGCGATTGCCGGCCTCGACGCTGGTGTGGTCACCCCGCAAACCCGCGTTTTCGATCCTGGTTACTACCAACTGCCAGATTTCGATCACAAGTACCGCAACTGGAACCACAGCGGCGACGGTTGGGTAGACATGGACGCAGCGATCATGCGTTCCAACGACACCTACTTCTACGATCTGGCGCACAAGCTGGGCATCGATCGACTACACGACTACATGGCCATGTTCGGGCTGGGTGAGAAGGTGTCCCTGGACATGTTCGAAGAGTCTGCCGGTCTGATGCCATCTCAAGCCTGGAAGCGCGCCACACGCCGTCAGCCATGGTTTCCCGGCGAAACCGTGATTCTCGGCATCGGCCAGGGCTACATGCAGGTCACACCGTTGCAGTTAGCCCAAGCCACCGCGCTGATCGCCAACAAAGGCGTTTGGAACCGACCGCACCTGGCCAAGACTGTCGACGGCGTAGCCCCAGTGGATGCGAACCCGATGCCGAATATCCTGCTCAAGGATCCGCGTGACTGGGAACAGGTCAACCACGGTATGCAAATGGTGATGCACGACCCTCGCGGCATTGCCCGAGCGGCCGCGGTGGGGGCTCAGTACCGAATCGCCGGCAAGAGTGGTACCGCGCAAGTGGTGGCGATCAAGCAAGGTGAGCGTTACAACCGGGCGAAAACCCTGGAACGTAACCGCGATAACGCCTTGTTCGTCGGTTTCGCGCCGGCCGAACATCCGAAGATTGTGATCTCGGTGATGATCGAAAACGGCGAGGCCGGTGGTCGTGTGGCCGGTCCTGTGGTGCGGCAGATCATGGACGCCTGGCTGCTCGATCAGGACGGCCATCTCAAGCCGCAGTACGCCACGCCCGCCAAACCGCCGGGCGATCCTCACGTCTAA
- a CDS encoding class II aldolase/adducin family protein, whose product MSKPAHIDSVEWQARCELAALYRLVAHFRMTDLIDTHITLRIPGPEHHFLINRYGVIFDRMRASDLVRIDQEGRIVDPAYEGHRVNAAGFVIHSAIHMARPDLNCVIHTHTAAGMAVAAQKQGLLPISQHALKFYGKLAYHTYEGIALSLDERERLIADLGPHRAMILRNHGLLVGGSGVAQAFQEIHFLERACQAQVAALAGGSALNYPSPEVCAHTAEQFDRDEQDNIIDLAWEAALTLIESQRESYLS is encoded by the coding sequence GTGAGTAAACCTGCACACATCGACTCGGTTGAATGGCAAGCCCGTTGCGAACTGGCGGCGCTGTATCGGCTGGTCGCGCACTTTCGCATGACCGACCTGATCGACACCCATATCACCCTGCGGATTCCGGGGCCTGAGCACCATTTTTTGATCAACCGCTACGGGGTGATTTTCGACCGCATGCGCGCCTCGGACCTGGTGCGTATCGACCAGGAAGGGCGCATCGTCGATCCGGCCTACGAAGGTCACCGGGTCAACGCCGCAGGCTTCGTCATTCACTCGGCGATCCACATGGCCCGCCCGGACCTGAACTGCGTGATCCACACGCACACCGCCGCTGGTATGGCGGTCGCCGCGCAGAAGCAAGGCTTGCTGCCGATCAGTCAGCACGCGCTGAAGTTCTACGGCAAGTTGGCGTATCACACCTATGAAGGCATCGCACTGTCGCTGGATGAGCGCGAGCGGTTGATCGCCGACCTGGGACCGCACCGGGCAATGATCCTTCGCAATCACGGCTTGTTGGTCGGCGGCTCCGGCGTGGCCCAGGCGTTTCAGGAGATTCACTTTCTGGAGCGAGCTTGCCAGGCGCAGGTGGCGGCACTGGCCGGTGGTTCGGCGTTGAATTATCCGTCCCCGGAAGTATGCGCGCACACCGCCGAGCAATTTGACCGCGATGAACAGGACAACATCATCGACTTGGCCTGGGAGGCCGCTCTGACCCTGATCGAATCCCAGCGCGAGTCGTACTTATCGTGA
- a CDS encoding TIGR03571 family LLM class oxidoreductase, giving the protein MHSRFQRLLGSNGFSIGLELPLDNDWSSDGQRLRLAEDRPFGVPDLKQHTAMARLADQSGFRALWVRDVPVYDPNFGDAAQVFETFSYLGYLAGITDNIMLGTAAVVLPLRQPWLTLKAANSIDELSDGRLLLGVASGDRPMEYPLFGVDYAQRAEIFRNTVELLRNQGEGRLPEGARLLPERDQPVPLLVAGLGQQSPAWIGQHMDGWLAYPGTPDEHRRRVGLWREVGGDKPYISFVHLDLVANPHAPMRRVRFGGSCGRLALIDELQALRDAGVQHAGLHMRRSERPVAEVIEEIAEHVLPMFH; this is encoded by the coding sequence ATGCACTCGCGTTTTCAACGATTACTGGGTTCGAATGGGTTTTCTATCGGGCTTGAATTGCCGCTGGATAACGACTGGTCCAGTGATGGCCAACGGTTGAGACTGGCCGAGGACAGGCCTTTTGGAGTTCCGGACCTGAAACAGCATACGGCAATGGCTCGTTTGGCCGACCAATCTGGGTTTCGCGCCCTTTGGGTTCGCGATGTACCGGTTTACGACCCCAACTTCGGCGATGCCGCACAGGTATTCGAAACATTTTCCTACCTTGGCTACCTGGCGGGGATCACCGACAACATTATGCTGGGCACGGCTGCGGTGGTACTGCCGTTGCGTCAACCCTGGCTGACACTCAAGGCTGCCAATAGTATCGACGAGCTTAGTGACGGACGGCTTTTGCTTGGCGTGGCCAGCGGTGATCGTCCGATGGAGTATCCATTGTTTGGTGTGGATTACGCTCAGCGCGCAGAGATCTTTCGCAATACGGTTGAGTTGTTGCGTAACCAAGGTGAAGGGCGGCTGCCTGAAGGCGCTCGCCTGCTGCCGGAGCGCGATCAGCCGGTACCATTGCTGGTAGCGGGGCTTGGTCAACAGTCGCCGGCATGGATTGGCCAGCACATGGACGGCTGGCTCGCTTACCCGGGCACTCCGGATGAGCATCGTCGTCGAGTGGGGCTGTGGCGAGAGGTCGGTGGCGATAAACCTTACATCAGCTTTGTTCATCTGGATTTGGTAGCCAATCCCCATGCGCCGATGCGACGTGTGCGCTTCGGCGGCAGTTGCGGGCGGCTGGCATTGATCGATGAACTTCAGGCCTTGCGTGATGCAGGTGTGCAGCATGCTGGCCTGCATATGCGTCGTAGTGAACGGCCGGTGGCGGAGGTTATTGAGGAGATCGCGGAACACGTTCTGCCGATGTTTCACTGA
- a CDS encoding MFS transporter, whose amino-acid sequence MSDLSSAEKSGAPPEVAISMKKVAVASVIGTTVEWYDLFVFATASALVFNKVFFPDFVPLIGTLLAFGTFASAYLARIVGAALFGHFGDRLGRKSMLLISLLTMGAATFAIGLLPNYAAIGIWAPILLLLLRVVQGLALGGEWGGAVLMAVEHAPANKRGLYGSWVQIGVPAGTMIANLAFLLIAAFLSPEDLLAWGWRIPFLASVLLIAVGLYIRLNIAETPAFNKVKEAEVQVKMPLAEVFRKYWKQVVLGGIATMSTGASFNIIVAFGLTYGTQNLGFSRSTMLGVVLLSCVWCIVMLPVFGALSDRYGRKPIIVAGIVAEALVAFPMFWLMDTKKLPLVIFGYLLLMTAFAANYGPIATFLAELFGTRVRYSGLSISYMLSGLLGSAATPIVTTALLAATGKGSSVAWYMIGAALISLLALLLLTETFKRDISEVPVGAPADTHNKPFKSAAA is encoded by the coding sequence ATGAGCGATCTATCGTCCGCAGAAAAGTCCGGCGCACCGCCGGAAGTTGCCATCAGCATGAAAAAAGTCGCGGTGGCCAGTGTCATCGGCACCACGGTGGAGTGGTACGACTTGTTTGTCTTCGCCACCGCTTCCGCGCTGGTGTTCAACAAAGTGTTCTTCCCGGACTTCGTGCCCTTGATCGGCACGTTACTGGCCTTCGGCACCTTCGCTTCGGCGTATCTGGCGCGAATCGTCGGCGCGGCATTGTTCGGGCACTTCGGTGACCGTTTGGGTCGCAAGTCGATGTTGCTGATTTCGCTGCTGACGATGGGCGCTGCCACGTTTGCCATTGGCTTGTTGCCCAACTACGCAGCCATCGGAATCTGGGCGCCGATCCTGTTGTTATTGCTGCGGGTGGTTCAAGGCCTGGCGTTGGGCGGCGAGTGGGGCGGGGCAGTGTTGATGGCGGTGGAACATGCGCCGGCCAACAAGCGCGGCTTGTACGGATCATGGGTGCAGATCGGCGTTCCGGCCGGGACCATGATCGCCAACCTGGCCTTCCTGTTGATCGCCGCTTTCCTGTCTCCCGAAGACCTGTTGGCCTGGGGCTGGCGTATCCCGTTCCTGGCCAGCGTGCTGCTGATTGCCGTGGGTTTGTATATCCGCTTGAACATCGCTGAAACCCCGGCCTTCAACAAGGTCAAGGAAGCTGAGGTGCAGGTGAAAATGCCGCTGGCGGAGGTCTTTCGCAAGTACTGGAAGCAAGTGGTGCTCGGGGGGATCGCGACGATGTCGACCGGTGCTTCGTTCAACATCATCGTCGCGTTTGGCCTGACTTACGGCACGCAAAATCTGGGCTTCAGCCGCAGCACGATGCTCGGCGTGGTGTTGCTGTCCTGCGTCTGGTGCATCGTTATGTTGCCGGTGTTCGGTGCGCTGTCGGACCGCTACGGACGTAAACCGATCATCGTTGCCGGCATCGTCGCCGAAGCATTGGTGGCGTTCCCGATGTTCTGGTTGATGGACACCAAAAAACTGCCGCTGGTGATCTTCGGCTACTTGTTGTTGATGACCGCGTTCGCCGCCAACTACGGGCCGATCGCAACTTTTCTCGCCGAGTTGTTTGGCACGCGGGTGCGTTATTCCGGGCTGTCGATCAGCTACATGTTGTCCGGCCTGCTCGGCAGTGCGGCGACGCCGATCGTCACCACCGCGCTACTGGCGGCGACCGGCAAAGGTTCTTCGGTGGCCTGGTACATGATCGGCGCGGCGTTGATTTCGTTGCTGGCGCTGTTACTGCTAACCGAGACCTTCAAGCGAGACATCAGTGAAGTCCCGGTTGGGGCGCCTGCCGACACTCACAACAAACCCTTCAAATCAGCTGCGGCCTGA
- a CDS encoding 2-hydroxyacid dehydrogenase: MKTVINTVVLLSHDNLLLKQLQAAFARSAPQLTVVLADDPLATNAQIAACWFPLPGSLGALPNLQVVHSVAAGIDHLEHDPSCPDLPVCRVVDPGHRQGMTEYVRWAVIHYHRGFDQVLVQQQKQHWERPLQRAAGQFKVGVMGLGSLGSAIAEDLVAAGYDVRGWARRSKDLSGVRTFAGAEQLNPFLDGVELLINLLPLTGETRGILGRATFERLANGAALVNCGRGGHLNIDDLDQALKTGKLRGALLDVFEQEPLPADHRLWTLPGVTITPHMASAASHDCIAEQVAENFRRLNADEPLLNCADRTLGY; this comes from the coding sequence GTGAAAACCGTCATCAACACCGTGGTTCTGCTGTCCCACGACAACCTGTTGCTCAAACAACTGCAAGCCGCGTTTGCTCGTAGTGCACCGCAACTCACGGTGGTGCTGGCCGACGATCCACTGGCCACCAACGCACAGATCGCCGCGTGCTGGTTTCCCTTGCCGGGTAGCCTCGGCGCGTTGCCGAACCTGCAAGTCGTGCACTCGGTGGCCGCCGGTATCGATCACCTGGAACACGACCCCTCGTGCCCGGACTTGCCGGTGTGTCGGGTGGTCGATCCCGGCCACCGCCAGGGCATGACCGAGTACGTACGCTGGGCGGTTATTCACTATCACCGTGGCTTCGATCAGGTGCTGGTGCAACAGCAGAAACAGCATTGGGAGCGACCGCTGCAACGAGCGGCGGGGCAGTTCAAGGTCGGGGTGATGGGCCTGGGTTCGTTGGGCAGCGCCATCGCCGAGGATCTGGTCGCCGCCGGTTATGACGTTCGAGGCTGGGCGCGCCGTAGCAAGGATTTGAGCGGTGTCCGGACCTTCGCCGGTGCCGAACAACTGAACCCGTTTCTCGATGGCGTGGAGTTGTTGATTAATCTTTTGCCACTGACCGGTGAAACCCGCGGCATCCTCGGCCGTGCAACTTTCGAACGATTGGCCAATGGCGCCGCACTGGTCAATTGTGGTCGCGGCGGGCATCTCAATATCGACGATCTCGACCAAGCTTTAAAAACCGGAAAACTGCGCGGCGCCTTGCTGGATGTTTTCGAACAAGAGCCGCTACCGGCCGATCATCGCCTCTGGACCCTGCCCGGCGTCACGATCACCCCACACATGGCCTCGGCCGCCTCCCACGATTGTATTGCCGAACAAGTGGCAGAGAACTTCCGCCGTTTAAACGCCGACGAACCGCTGCTCAATTGTGCGGACAGAACACTGGGTTACTAA
- a CDS encoding MFS transporter, translated as MHTTPQPRRAAAAAFIGTTIEFYDFYIYATAAALVLGQVFFPSSDPVMSTLAAFGSFAVGFIARPMAGMVFGHLGDRLGRKKMLLVTMALMGLATAGIGLLPSYASVGIWAPVGLIVLRLIQGISVGGEWGGAVLMASEHAPAKRKTFYASFAQLGSPAGLLLALIAFRLVTSLDPADFLAWGWRLPFLASGVLMMVGLMIRSGVHESPEFAKARDNNETSKYPVKDVIRTCWRQILFAAAAVTIGSAGFFFTNTFMITYVTQYQGIARSTILDCLFLVTVIQLLSQPLSALLAERIGEGRFLKLVALLCMVTPYPMFLLVGTQNIVLMTVGIALAVVILSALYAVIAGYMTQAFPVHLRYSGISIAYQLSCALAGGTTPLIGTLLASKFSGQWLPLAVYFTLLSALSLIGVCGLARLRANPIATHAAKEVYS; from the coding sequence ATGCACACCACCCCTCAACCGCGACGAGCCGCGGCCGCTGCCTTCATTGGCACGACCATCGAGTTCTACGACTTTTACATCTACGCCACCGCCGCGGCATTGGTGCTCGGGCAAGTGTTCTTTCCCAGCAGTGACCCGGTGATGAGCACCCTGGCAGCGTTCGGCAGTTTCGCCGTTGGCTTCATCGCCCGCCCGATGGCCGGCATGGTCTTCGGTCACTTGGGCGATCGCCTGGGTCGCAAGAAGATGCTGCTGGTCACCATGGCATTGATGGGCCTGGCCACCGCCGGCATCGGTCTGCTGCCCAGCTACGCCAGCGTCGGTATCTGGGCGCCGGTCGGTCTGATTGTGCTGCGACTGATCCAGGGTATTTCCGTCGGTGGCGAGTGGGGAGGGGCGGTGCTGATGGCCAGCGAGCACGCACCGGCCAAGCGCAAAACCTTCTACGCCTCGTTCGCCCAGCTCGGCAGCCCCGCGGGTTTGCTGCTGGCCTTGATTGCTTTTCGCTTGGTGACCTCGCTTGACCCGGCGGACTTCCTCGCCTGGGGCTGGCGTCTGCCGTTCCTCGCCAGCGGCGTGCTGATGATGGTCGGCCTGATGATCCGTTCCGGTGTCCACGAATCGCCGGAATTCGCCAAGGCCCGGGACAACAACGAGACCTCCAAATACCCGGTGAAGGATGTGATCCGCACCTGCTGGCGGCAGATTCTGTTCGCCGCTGCCGCCGTGACCATCGGTTCGGCCGGGTTCTTTTTCACCAACACCTTCATGATTACTTACGTCACTCAGTATCAGGGCATCGCGCGCTCGACGATTCTCGATTGCCTGTTTCTGGTGACGGTCATTCAGTTGCTCTCGCAACCGCTCTCCGCGCTGCTGGCTGAGCGCATCGGCGAAGGCCGTTTCCTCAAACTCGTCGCGTTGCTGTGCATGGTCACGCCGTACCCGATGTTCCTGTTGGTCGGCACGCAGAACATTGTGTTGATGACCGTCGGCATCGCCCTGGCGGTGGTGATCCTCTCGGCGCTGTACGCAGTGATTGCCGGTTACATGACCCAGGCGTTCCCGGTACACCTGCGCTACTCGGGCATTTCCATCGCTTACCAGTTGAGCTGCGCCCTGGCCGGCGGCACTACGCCGCTGATCGGCACGCTGCTGGCGAGCAAATTTTCCGGGCAATGGTTGCCGTTGGCGGTGTACTTCACCTTGCTCTCGGCCCTGTCCTTGATCGGTGTTTGCGGCCTGGCCCGCCTGCGCGCCAACCCGATCGCCACCCACGCTGCTAAAGAGGTGTATTCGTGA
- a CDS encoding LysR family transcriptional regulator, producing MTSTNPWVGRRFLNDRLDWNLLRTYLVIGQEGSMSRAAARLHITQSAVSQALKRLEEQLECVLIARSGRRFDLTETGEEVLRIAADIYGDISRLGTVVESRHDDVVGKIRILTVSGVQARHYDEFLADFHETHPKIELEVEVMGSSNIISSLLQKTATIGVGLCRLPQPRLEQRVLFRERYAYFCGQRHRLFGQENLTLEQLAAENFVSFTSDQLGGNLSPLTLFRDEQGFTGKIVASSTSFEEIYRLICAGFGIGCLPVHLVRRDVEQGLLWRLPPEEGVVDFDIQLLWNREQKMTQAETVFLESFQHMLSIREPVL from the coding sequence ATGACCTCAACAAACCCCTGGGTCGGTCGTCGCTTTTTGAATGACCGCCTCGACTGGAACCTGCTGCGTACTTATCTAGTGATCGGCCAGGAAGGCAGCATGAGCCGGGCTGCTGCGCGATTGCACATCACCCAGTCGGCGGTCAGCCAGGCACTGAAACGGCTGGAGGAACAACTCGAATGTGTGCTGATTGCCCGCAGCGGGCGACGGTTTGATCTGACCGAAACTGGCGAAGAAGTCCTGCGCATTGCGGCGGATATCTACGGTGATATTTCCCGCTTGGGCACCGTGGTCGAAAGTCGTCATGACGATGTGGTGGGTAAGATCCGCATCCTCACCGTCAGCGGTGTGCAGGCGCGGCACTACGATGAATTCCTTGCTGACTTCCATGAGACCCACCCGAAAATCGAGCTGGAAGTCGAGGTGATGGGTAGCTCGAATATCATCAGTTCATTGCTGCAAAAGACCGCGACCATTGGCGTCGGCCTGTGCCGTTTGCCACAGCCACGGCTGGAACAGCGGGTGCTGTTTCGCGAGCGTTACGCGTACTTTTGCGGCCAGCGTCATCGGCTGTTCGGGCAGGAGAACCTGACCCTGGAACAGCTCGCGGCGGAGAATTTCGTGAGTTTTACCAGTGACCAGTTAGGGGGCAATCTTTCGCCGTTGACGCTGTTTCGCGACGAACAAGGTTTTACCGGGAAGATCGTCGCATCATCCACCAGCTTCGAAGAGATTTACCGTCTGATCTGCGCAGGGTTTGGGATTGGTTGTTTGCCGGTGCATTTGGTGCGGCGGGATGTGGAGCAAGGATTGCTCTGGCGTTTACCGCCGGAAGAAGGGGTGGTGGATTTCGATATCCAGTTGCTGTGGAATCGCGAGCAGAAGATGACTCAGGCAGAAACGGTGTTCCTGGAAAGCTTCCAGCACATGCTCAGCATCCGTGAGCCTGTGCTGTGA